One segment of Rosa chinensis cultivar Old Blush chromosome 6, RchiOBHm-V2, whole genome shotgun sequence DNA contains the following:
- the LOC112171483 gene encoding GDSL esterase/lipase At4g28780: MPLTFLNKTLKGSSIPNNLIYTVVSKETPALAFMSPPSVCSGATMAVALVLMVAMSTVILAPHQAEAARAFFVFGDSLVDNGNNNYLATTARADFPPYGIDFPTHRPTGRFSNGLNLPDLISEQIGSELVLPYLSSELTGQKLLIGANFASAGIGILNDTGVQFINIIRIFRQFEMFQQYQQRVSALIGAAQAKRLVNDALVLITLGGNDFVNNYFLVPFSARSRQYSIPQYSQYLISEYRKILRRLFGLGGRRVLVTGTGPLGCVPAAMAQRSRNGECAPELQRAAAIFNPLLVQMVQGLNAQLGTDAFIAANAFANVEFLSNPRKYGFATSKVACCGQGPYNGLGLCTPLSNLCSNRDVYAFWDPFHPSERANRLIVQTIMTGSSKYMSPMNLSTIMAMDSGNN; this comes from the exons ATGCCCCTCACATTTCtaaataaaaccctaaaagGCTCTAGTATTCCCAACAACTTAATTTATACTGTAGTCTCCAAAGAAACTCCCGCATTAGCTTTCATGTCTCCTCCTAGTGTTTGTTCCGGTGCCACCATGGCTGTTGCCCTAGTGCTAATGGTGGCAATGAGCACGGTGATTCTCGCACCTCATCAAGCTGAGGCAGCTcgagctttctttgttttcggaGACTCCCTTGTGGATAACGGCAACAACAATTACTTGGCCACCACCGCGCGTGCCGATTTTCCTCCCTACGGCATTGATTTCCCTACCCACCGCCCCACCGGCCGCTTCTCCAACGGCTTAAACCTCCCTGATCTCATCA GCGAGCAAATAGGATCGGAGCTAGTCTTGCCATATTTGAGCAGTGAGCTCACCGGACAAAAGCTGCTTATTGGTGCTAACTTTGCTTCTGCTGGAATTGGAATCCTCAATGATACTGGTGTTCAATTT ATCAACATAATAAGGATCTTTAGGCAGTTTGAGATGTTCCAGCAATACCAGCAACGAGTGAGTGCCCTAATCGGAGCAGCGCAAGCCAAGAGGCTGGTAAACGACGCTCTTGTCCTCATAACTCTCGGCGGCAATGACTTCGTCAACAACTACTTCTTGGTACCCTTCTCTGCAAGATCACGCCAGTACTCAATCCCTCAGTACTCCCAGTACCTCATCTCCGAGTACCGGAAAATTCTCCGG AGACTATTTGGATTAGGAGGGAGAAGGGTGCTGGTGACCGGTACAGGCCCATTAGGCTGTGTTCCCGCCGCTATGGCCCAGAGGAGTAGGAATGGTGAATGTGCACCAGAGCTCCAGAGGGCAGCAGCCATTTTCAATCCCCTGCTTGTCCAGATGGTTCAGGGGCTCAACGCTCAGCTTGGTACTGACGCTTTCATTGCTGCTAATGCGTTTGCAAATGTGGAGTTCCTCAGTAACCCCCGGAAATATG GCTTTGCTACGTCAAAGGTGGCATGTTGCGGGCAAGGACCGTACAATGGGTTGGGACTATGTACCCCATTGTCGAATCTGTGCTCCAACCGGGATGTGTATGCGTTTTGGGATCCTTTCCATCCATCTGAGCGGGCGAACCGGCTGATTGTACAGACGATCATGACCGGGTCTAGCAAGTACATGAGCCCTATGAACCTAAGCACCATCATGGCCATGGACTCCGGGAATAACTAG